The proteins below come from a single Candidatus Planktophila dulcis genomic window:
- the purE gene encoding 5-(carboxyamino)imidazole ribonucleotide mutase → MSDRKDVAIIMGSDSDWPVMEEAAKALDSFGISYSADVVSAHRMPEEMVEFAKSAAPKGYRVIIAGAGGAAHLPGMVAALTTLPVIGVPVSLKNLDGMDSLLSIVQMPGGIPVATVGIDNAKNAGILAARIIGSSDASVSKKIEAQLSELTDEAKAKGAQLSARRNTKTGF, encoded by the coding sequence ATGAGTGATCGTAAAGATGTCGCAATCATCATGGGCTCTGACTCTGATTGGCCAGTCATGGAGGAAGCTGCAAAGGCACTTGATTCATTTGGCATTAGCTATAGCGCTGATGTTGTCTCTGCTCATCGCATGCCAGAAGAGATGGTTGAGTTTGCAAAGAGCGCTGCACCAAAGGGTTACAGAGTAATCATTGCTGGCGCAGGGGGAGCAGCGCACCTTCCGGGGATGGTTGCAGCACTCACAACACTTCCTGTTATCGGAGTTCCCGTATCTCTTAAGAACTTGGACGGAATGGATTCACTTCTCTCCATCGTTCAAATGCCTGGTGGAATCCCAGTAGCAACTGTGGGAATTGATAATGCAAAAAATGCTGGAATTCTTGCGGCACGAATCATTGGATCATCAGATGCATCTGTATCAAAGAAGATTGAGGCTCAACTGTCTGAACTGACAGATGAGGCAAAAGCAAAAGGCGCTCAATTGAGCGCCCGTCGCAATACTAAAACTGGTTTCTAG
- a CDS encoding 5-(carboxyamino)imidazole ribonucleotide synthase produces MNERFPRVGVIGAGQLARMMVAPATALGIDLLLFAQSAEDSGAQITHHVVGDYTDLEALKKFAVSCDVITFEHELVPLSVIKGLEATGVKVYPPSSAFIYSQDKAQMREKLSSFPSPTWKVVTSTADIDRYPLIAKAISGGYDGRGVWKINSQDELGEVLKTTPQLLIEELISFDTEIAVMVARSPHGQATSWTPTETVQEDGICTMTISPAQSISAELAEKAQKIALDIAQEVGVIGVMAVEMFVKGEHLYINELAMRPHNSGHWTIDGSVTSQFEQHLRAILDLPLGDPSMTADFAVMGNILGGDKTDMYRPYLHLMARNPDLKFHHYKKEVRAGRKIGHVTAVGSDLLQLTTDVQHARDYMSGVIDE; encoded by the coding sequence GTGAACGAAAGATTCCCCCGTGTTGGCGTTATAGGTGCAGGACAATTGGCACGGATGATGGTTGCGCCAGCTACCGCACTTGGAATTGATCTTCTTCTCTTTGCACAAAGCGCCGAAGATTCTGGTGCCCAGATCACCCATCACGTTGTTGGTGATTACACAGACTTGGAAGCTCTCAAGAAATTTGCAGTCTCATGCGATGTCATTACATTCGAACACGAGCTTGTGCCGCTATCGGTCATCAAAGGTCTTGAAGCAACGGGTGTAAAGGTTTATCCACCATCATCAGCATTTATCTATTCACAAGACAAGGCGCAGATGCGCGAGAAGCTCAGTTCATTCCCATCTCCAACCTGGAAAGTTGTTACATCAACTGCAGATATTGATCGCTATCCACTTATTGCAAAGGCAATTTCAGGTGGATATGACGGACGCGGAGTCTGGAAGATTAACTCCCAAGACGAGCTGGGCGAGGTGCTTAAGACAACGCCACAATTACTGATTGAAGAACTCATCTCATTTGATACCGAGATTGCTGTGATGGTCGCACGTTCACCTCATGGACAAGCAACATCATGGACGCCAACAGAGACTGTTCAAGAGGATGGAATCTGCACGATGACAATCTCTCCTGCCCAGAGTATTTCTGCCGAGCTAGCTGAAAAGGCGCAGAAGATTGCACTCGATATTGCACAAGAAGTTGGAGTTATTGGCGTTATGGCTGTGGAGATGTTTGTAAAAGGTGAACATCTTTATATCAATGAGCTGGCAATGCGCCCACATAACTCTGGCCATTGGACTATTGATGGCTCTGTGACAAGTCAGTTCGAACAACACTTGCGAGCAATTCTTGATCTCCCGCTTGGCGATCCTTCGATGACCGCCGACTTTGCAGTCATGGGAAATATCCTGGGTGGCGATAAGACGGATATGTATCGCCCATACCTGCATCTCATGGCGCGCAATCCAGACCTCAAATTTCATCACTACAAGAAGGAAGTTCGCGCTGGGCGCAAGATTGGCCATGTCACCGCAGTTGGTTCAGACCTCCTACAATTAACCACTGATGTGCAGCATGCACGTGACTACATGAGCGGAGTAATCGATGAGTGA
- a CDS encoding biotin--[acetyl-CoA-carboxylase] ligase, with protein MVEVTGSTQDDIAQLAAEEKAQHGEVIATEYQSAGRGRLDRKFDAASSSALMFSLYVKPQRDKSDWSFLTLLTGLSAIFALTKLNPGFTPTLKWPNDIVIGDGKVGGIIAQVSGDGVIIGVGVNVGMTQEELPVAHATSLALHQFPILDRNLILASFLTTFEELFERWQCGEDLRHLYCERSSTMGQQVRIEHPDGSYKTGKAVDVTLTGELILEDGSRVTVGDIVHLR; from the coding sequence GTGGTTGAAGTCACGGGTTCCACACAAGACGATATTGCTCAATTGGCCGCAGAAGAAAAAGCGCAGCATGGCGAAGTGATTGCAACGGAATATCAAAGTGCAGGACGTGGTCGACTCGATAGAAAATTTGATGCAGCTTCTTCATCTGCTCTCATGTTCTCTCTCTATGTAAAACCACAACGTGATAAATCTGATTGGTCATTTCTCACATTACTCACAGGACTGAGTGCGATCTTCGCACTCACAAAACTTAATCCAGGATTTACTCCGACTCTTAAATGGCCGAATGACATTGTGATCGGTGATGGCAAAGTTGGCGGAATCATTGCCCAAGTAAGTGGAGATGGAGTCATAATTGGAGTTGGAGTTAATGTTGGAATGACACAGGAAGAACTTCCTGTTGCGCATGCGACATCACTTGCACTCCATCAATTTCCAATTCTTGATCGCAATTTGATACTTGCCTCATTTCTAACCACCTTTGAAGAACTCTTTGAAAGGTGGCAATGCGGTGAAGATCTGCGCCATCTCTACTGCGAACGCTCATCAACCATGGGTCAGCAAGTTCGAATTGAACATCCTGATGGAAGCTATAAGACGGGCAAGGCCGTTGATGTCACGCTTACTGGCGAACTCATTCTGGAAGATGGTTCTCGAGTAACAGTGGGGGACATCGTTCATCTACGATAG
- a CDS encoding acyl-CoA carboxylase subunit beta, which produces MFMSPDLHTTAGKIEDLRERIDEAVNAGSARAEEKQHAKGKGTARERIEMLVDPDSFTEIDEFARHRAQNFGMEKNRPYGDGVIIGTATVDGRPIALYSQDFTVFGGSLGEVHAEKIVKIAEFALKSGIPLIGINDSGGARIQEGVASLNGYGRIFRLNTRSSGVIPQISLILGPCAGGSAYSPALTDFTVMVKETSNMFITGPDVIKTVTGEDVDMEELGGAFTHSTKSGNAHYMADSEADAIDYVKALLSYLPSNNMDGSPVLPPTETLDKSASDTALNTLIPDSPNQPYDMKSLIQALVDEGEFLEVHALYAPNIVVGFARIEGQSIGIIANQPSQLAGTLDINSSEKAARFLRFCDAFNIPILTLVDVPGFMPGTEQEWNGIIRRGAKLLYAYAEASVPLVTLITRKAYGGAFIVMGSKYLGSDINFAWPSAEIAVMGAQGAVNILYRKDLAEAKDPDAKRAELITEYTEKFSNPYLAAERGTIDSVIEPEDSRQYITKAFRTLKTKRDTLPARKHGNIPL; this is translated from the coding sequence ATGTTCATGAGCCCTGATCTGCACACTACCGCGGGAAAAATCGAAGACCTCCGCGAAAGAATTGATGAAGCTGTCAACGCTGGTTCTGCCCGAGCAGAAGAGAAGCAGCATGCAAAGGGCAAGGGCACCGCTCGCGAACGTATCGAGATGCTTGTGGATCCTGATTCATTTACAGAAATCGATGAGTTTGCTCGCCACCGCGCACAGAACTTTGGCATGGAGAAGAACCGCCCCTATGGCGATGGAGTAATCATCGGAACTGCAACAGTAGATGGGCGACCAATTGCACTCTATTCACAAGACTTCACAGTCTTTGGTGGATCACTCGGTGAAGTACACGCAGAAAAGATTGTAAAGATTGCTGAGTTTGCGCTGAAGTCAGGAATTCCACTGATTGGAATTAACGATTCAGGTGGAGCTCGAATCCAAGAAGGCGTTGCCTCACTTAATGGTTACGGAAGAATCTTCCGCCTTAACACTCGTTCATCAGGTGTCATTCCTCAGATTTCACTCATCCTCGGTCCATGCGCAGGTGGATCTGCATATTCCCCAGCGCTGACTGACTTCACCGTTATGGTGAAGGAGACTTCAAACATGTTTATTACTGGTCCTGATGTGATCAAGACTGTTACGGGTGAAGATGTTGATATGGAAGAGCTCGGTGGAGCATTCACTCACAGCACCAAATCCGGAAATGCTCATTACATGGCAGATTCTGAAGCTGATGCCATCGACTACGTGAAAGCACTCTTGTCATATCTTCCATCAAATAATATGGATGGATCTCCGGTTCTTCCTCCTACTGAGACTCTCGATAAGAGCGCATCCGATACTGCCCTCAACACATTGATCCCTGATAGTCCTAACCAGCCTTATGACATGAAATCCCTGATCCAGGCCCTTGTTGATGAAGGTGAATTCCTAGAGGTACATGCGCTCTATGCACCGAATATTGTTGTTGGATTCGCGCGTATCGAAGGTCAATCCATCGGAATCATTGCTAACCAGCCATCACAACTTGCTGGAACACTGGATATCAACTCATCTGAAAAAGCAGCGCGCTTCTTGCGTTTCTGCGATGCCTTTAATATTCCAATTCTTACTCTCGTCGATGTGCCTGGATTTATGCCTGGAACAGAGCAAGAGTGGAACGGCATCATTCGCCGCGGCGCAAAGCTTCTCTACGCATACGCTGAAGCATCAGTGCCTCTTGTAACACTTATTACTCGTAAGGCATACGGTGGAGCATTTATCGTGATGGGTTCTAAATACCTTGGTAGCGATATCAACTTTGCGTGGCCTAGTGCTGAAATTGCCGTCATGGGTGCACAAGGCGCGGTCAACATTCTCTATCGTAAGGATTTAGCGGAAGCTAAAGATCCAGATGCAAAGCGTGCAGAGTTAATTACTGAATACACCGAAAAGTTCTCAAATCCATACTTGGCCGCAGAGCGTGGAACCATCGATAGCGTCATTGAGCCTGAAGATTCACGTCAATACATCACCAAGGCTTTTCGCACGTTAAAGACTAAGCGCGATACCTTGCCAGCTCGTAAGCACGGAAATATTCCTTTATAA
- a CDS encoding acyl-CoA carboxylase subunit epsilon — translation MKFTVTAGNPTPEELLALQAVLAHHKAVDIKPVIKRSVFALPQLRQPLPHQLTFSARKHR, via the coding sequence ATGAAATTCACTGTTACAGCAGGCAATCCAACGCCTGAAGAACTCCTTGCGCTCCAAGCGGTATTGGCGCACCACAAAGCAGTCGACATCAAACCTGTCATTAAGCGAAGTGTCTTTGCACTTCCTCAACTCCGCCAGCCTCTGCCACATCAACTTACCTTCAGCGCACGAAAGCACCGCTAA
- a CDS encoding Maf family protein, giving the protein MPRIVLASQSTSRRRLLEDAGLKPTIIVSNVDEETDFFNAMPPTDMVIALAISKAHTVREMLDYPAIIIGCDSTFDVDGVSFGKPGTPEIAIERAQKISGRTGLLHTGHCIIDTEQGIEIADRVTTKVTFTDMTEEEIADYVASEEPLHVAGGFTLDGFGSPFIPVIEGDYTNVVGISMPFLRSAMKQLGYSWPQVKEMS; this is encoded by the coding sequence ATGCCTCGTATTGTCTTAGCATCACAATCAACCTCTCGACGTCGCCTGCTTGAAGATGCAGGGCTTAAGCCAACGATCATCGTCAGCAATGTTGATGAAGAGACTGATTTCTTCAATGCCATGCCTCCTACAGATATGGTCATTGCTCTTGCAATATCGAAGGCTCACACTGTTCGCGAGATGCTTGATTACCCAGCAATTATCATCGGGTGTGATTCCACATTTGATGTCGATGGAGTCTCCTTCGGTAAGCCAGGAACACCTGAGATTGCAATCGAGCGCGCGCAGAAGATCAGTGGTCGAACAGGCCTTCTCCACACAGGTCATTGCATTATTGATACAGAGCAAGGAATAGAGATTGCTGATCGCGTGACTACAAAAGTCACCTTTACAGATATGACAGAAGAAGAGATTGCTGATTACGTGGCATCTGAAGAGCCTTTGCATGTCGCCGGAGGATTTACTCTCGATGGCTTCGGAAGTCCATTTATTCCCGTGATTGAGGGCGATTACACCAATGTTGTAGGTATATCGATGCCATTTCTTCGTAGCGCCATGAAGCAACTTGGTTATTCTTGGCCTCAAGTCAAGGAGATGTCATGA
- a CDS encoding acetyl/propionyl/methylcrotonyl-CoA carboxylase subunit alpha codes for MKRVLIANRGEIALRVIRACKDHGLESVAMYSEEDRDALHAQSADFAYSLKGTVAKDTYLNIPKIIALAKESGADAVHPGYGFLSENAHFAQAVLDAGLIWIGPPPEAISALGDKVSARRIAAKAGAPLVAGTKDPVTGHEEVTAFAKEHGLPIAIKAAFGGGGRGLKVARTMEEIPELYASAVREAIAGFGRGECFVERYLDKPRHVETQVLVDKHGHAVVVSTRDCSLQRRHQKLVEEAPAPFLTDAQNEELYRSSKAIMKEAGYIGAGTCEFLVGLDGTISFLEVNTRLQVEHPVSEEVTGIDLVREQFRIAMGESLGFDDPVIRGHSIEFRINGEDPGRSFLPAPGRITAWNIPTGPGVRVDAGFRNGDVIGGNFDSLLAKLIVTGATRKEAIQRARRALAEFEVGGLATAIPFHRAIVEDPAYTEDFKIYTSYIENEFKNDIPAFESSAAEIQTHVAAEKLVAEVNGKRFEILVHAPEPVVKRHRAKQSSGGGSSGTGLSSPMQGTVVKIAVEEGQSVEAGDLIIVLEAMKMEQPLNAHKSGVIKNLKAVIGETVASGTVLCDIIEA; via the coding sequence ATGAAACGTGTATTGATAGCAAACCGAGGAGAGATTGCTCTTCGCGTTATACGTGCTTGTAAAGACCACGGACTTGAATCTGTAGCGATGTACTCTGAAGAAGATCGCGATGCACTGCATGCACAAAGTGCAGATTTTGCTTATTCACTCAAGGGCACAGTTGCTAAAGATACTTACCTCAACATCCCTAAAATTATTGCTCTTGCAAAAGAGTCTGGTGCTGATGCTGTGCACCCTGGATATGGATTTCTTTCAGAGAATGCACATTTTGCTCAAGCAGTTCTCGATGCTGGACTGATCTGGATCGGTCCCCCACCTGAAGCAATTAGCGCACTCGGAGATAAAGTCTCGGCTCGTCGCATTGCAGCTAAGGCGGGTGCGCCACTTGTTGCAGGCACGAAAGATCCTGTTACTGGCCATGAAGAAGTTACCGCCTTTGCAAAGGAACATGGACTTCCTATTGCTATCAAGGCTGCATTTGGTGGCGGAGGCCGCGGACTTAAAGTTGCGCGCACTATGGAAGAAATTCCTGAGCTCTATGCATCTGCAGTTCGTGAAGCTATTGCAGGCTTTGGGCGCGGTGAGTGCTTTGTTGAGCGCTATCTCGACAAACCTCGCCACGTTGAGACTCAAGTTCTCGTTGATAAACATGGCCATGCAGTGGTTGTTTCAACTCGTGATTGCTCATTGCAACGTCGCCATCAGAAACTTGTAGAAGAAGCACCTGCACCATTTCTTACTGATGCGCAGAACGAGGAGCTTTATCGCTCTAGTAAAGCAATCATGAAGGAAGCCGGTTACATCGGCGCCGGCACATGCGAATTCCTTGTTGGACTTGATGGAACTATCTCATTCCTTGAAGTAAATACCCGTCTACAGGTTGAGCACCCCGTCTCTGAAGAGGTAACAGGAATAGATCTAGTGCGCGAACAATTCCGCATTGCAATGGGCGAAAGTCTCGGTTTTGATGATCCGGTTATTCGTGGGCACTCCATTGAGTTCCGGATCAATGGTGAAGATCCTGGACGATCATTCTTGCCAGCTCCAGGTCGCATTACTGCTTGGAATATCCCAACAGGTCCTGGTGTCCGAGTTGATGCGGGTTTCCGTAATGGTGATGTTATTGGTGGAAATTTCGATTCACTACTTGCAAAGTTGATTGTCACTGGTGCAACGCGCAAAGAGGCAATTCAACGTGCTCGTCGTGCTTTGGCTGAATTTGAAGTGGGCGGACTTGCAACAGCTATTCCATTCCACCGCGCCATTGTTGAAGATCCTGCATATACAGAAGATTTCAAGATCTACACAAGCTATATCGAAAATGAATTTAAGAACGATATTCCTGCCTTTGAATCAAGTGCTGCAGAGATCCAGACTCACGTTGCTGCTGAAAAGCTAGTCGCTGAAGTCAACGGAAAGCGTTTTGAAATCCTTGTTCATGCACCAGAACCTGTAGTCAAGCGCCATCGTGCCAAGCAATCATCAGGTGGTGGGTCATCGGGTACAGGACTCTCAAGTCCGATGCAGGGTACTGTCGTAAAGATTGCGGTTGAGGAAGGCCAGAGCGTTGAAGCAGGAGATCTCATCATTGTTCTTGAAGCGATGAAGATGGAGCAACCTCTCAATGCTCATAAGTCAGGTGTGATTAAGAACCTAAAAGCTGTTATCGGTGAGACCGTGGCCAGCGGAACAGTTCTCTGTGACATTATTGAGGCATGA
- a CDS encoding purine-nucleoside phosphorylase has translation MTSTELLYSDPLAAATKAAAEIAERTGVTSHDVALVMGSGWVTAADALGAPAYECDAHEITGFFAPAVEGHSGKVRSYEIVENGKTIRALVFLGRTHLYEGKGMEPVVHGVRTAVKAGCKVVILTNACGGINTSYKVGQPVIIRDHISLTAASPLSGATFIDLTDLYNKRIREIVKKEDSSLSEGVYVHWRGPTYETPAEILMMRTMGADLVGMSTVPEAIAAHALGAEVLGISLVTNAAAGVTGEKLNHEEVIAAGKAAADRMGTLLKNTIPKLV, from the coding sequence ATGACCTCAACCGAACTTCTCTACTCTGATCCACTTGCTGCAGCCACTAAGGCAGCGGCAGAAATCGCAGAACGCACAGGTGTCACTTCCCACGATGTCGCCCTCGTGATGGGTTCTGGTTGGGTAACGGCAGCTGATGCACTGGGTGCTCCTGCATACGAGTGTGATGCACATGAAATCACTGGTTTTTTTGCACCAGCAGTTGAAGGTCATTCAGGAAAAGTTCGCTCTTATGAGATCGTTGAAAATGGAAAGACTATCCGCGCACTTGTATTTCTTGGTCGCACACACTTGTATGAGGGCAAAGGTATGGAGCCTGTTGTGCACGGAGTCCGTACAGCGGTAAAGGCAGGCTGCAAAGTTGTCATCCTTACCAATGCATGTGGCGGTATCAATACTTCTTACAAGGTAGGCCAGCCAGTCATCATTCGCGATCACATCTCTCTTACCGCCGCATCTCCACTATCTGGTGCAACATTTATCGATCTCACCGATCTCTATAACAAGCGCATTCGTGAGATTGTAAAGAAGGAAGATTCTTCACTCTCTGAAGGTGTCTATGTGCACTGGCGTGGACCTACATATGAAACACCTGCTGAAATCTTGATGATGCGCACCATGGGTGCTGACCTTGTTGGAATGTCTACAGTTCCTGAAGCAATTGCAGCACATGCACTCGGTGCAGAAGTTTTAGGTATCTCACTCGTTACCAATGCTGCTGCTGGTGTTACCGGCGAGAAGTTAAACCATGAAGAAGTAATTGCTGCTGGAAAAGCTGCAGCAGATCGCATGGGAACGCTCCTCAAGAACACTATTCCTAAACTCGTCTAA
- a CDS encoding phospho-sugar mutase yields the protein MNPTLRAEVQAWIADDPDPKTAAQLQSLLDVEDESTLGKYFNGFLQFGTAGLRGPIGPGPSCMNRAVVGRTAAGIASYMKKRGMTKVVIGRDARYGSEDYTIETAEIMSGAGMDVYVLPRPLPTPVLAFATAHLGCDIGIMVTASHNPPQDNGYKVYVGPVADGINYASSQIISPTDSFIATDIDAVTSLKSLPRGSKWTELSEEVITEYVKRTSALAPRPGDLKIVYTAMHGVGTETVQRVFNHAGFATLILVDEQCTPDPDFPTVAFPNPEEPGAIDLALKKARDFGADLVIANDPDADRCAAAFKDPLVGWRMLRGDELGIVFGEWIARSKPKGSFANSIVSSSALRKISSHYGIDFQEVLTGFKWIAKIEDLAFGYEEAIGYAVDSDNVNDKDGISAAVFLAQIAMDLKRDGLTISDLLNQVWERHGFHGTEQISIRVTDMSAITNVLTGLRANPPREIAGRAVESIDDLAAPSDGLPPTDGLRIWLAGGIRIIVRPSGTEAKMKCYIEVVTATSDESQKLLDEIRQPLKELLS from the coding sequence ATGAATCCCACTCTGCGCGCTGAAGTTCAGGCGTGGATTGCTGACGATCCAGATCCCAAGACAGCTGCGCAGCTTCAATCGCTGCTGGATGTAGAAGATGAGAGCACATTAGGTAAGTACTTCAATGGTTTTCTTCAATTCGGAACTGCTGGCCTTCGTGGTCCTATAGGTCCTGGACCCTCCTGCATGAACCGCGCAGTTGTCGGTCGCACCGCAGCAGGCATTGCTTCCTATATGAAAAAGCGTGGAATGACGAAGGTAGTTATCGGACGTGATGCTCGTTATGGATCAGAGGATTACACCATTGAAACAGCTGAAATCATGAGTGGTGCTGGAATGGATGTCTACGTACTTCCGCGCCCGCTACCCACCCCTGTACTTGCCTTTGCAACAGCACATCTTGGATGCGATATCGGAATCATGGTGACTGCTAGCCATAATCCACCGCAAGATAATGGTTATAAAGTTTATGTGGGACCCGTTGCTGATGGAATTAACTACGCTTCATCACAAATTATTAGTCCAACTGATAGTTTCATTGCAACAGATATTGATGCAGTCACATCGCTAAAGTCACTTCCTCGTGGGAGTAAATGGACAGAGTTAAGCGAAGAAGTTATCACTGAGTATGTAAAGCGAACCTCAGCTCTTGCTCCACGCCCTGGTGATCTCAAGATTGTTTATACCGCTATGCATGGCGTGGGAACAGAGACAGTCCAACGAGTCTTTAACCATGCAGGATTTGCCACTCTGATTCTTGTAGATGAGCAATGCACTCCTGATCCAGATTTTCCTACCGTTGCATTTCCCAACCCTGAAGAACCAGGAGCAATTGATTTAGCTCTGAAGAAAGCTCGTGATTTTGGTGCAGACCTTGTTATTGCAAATGATCCCGATGCAGATCGCTGTGCTGCTGCATTCAAGGACCCTCTGGTTGGCTGGCGCATGCTACGCGGTGATGAACTCGGCATTGTTTTTGGTGAATGGATTGCTCGTTCAAAGCCTAAGGGAAGCTTTGCTAACTCCATCGTGTCATCTTCCGCTCTTCGAAAAATTAGCAGTCATTACGGTATAGATTTCCAAGAAGTACTCACAGGATTTAAGTGGATTGCAAAGATTGAAGATCTCGCCTTCGGATATGAGGAAGCAATTGGTTATGCCGTTGACTCTGATAACGTCAACGATAAAGATGGAATATCTGCAGCAGTCTTCTTGGCTCAAATCGCCATGGATCTCAAGCGTGATGGTTTAACAATCTCTGATTTGCTTAATCAGGTGTGGGAGCGACATGGTTTCCATGGCACTGAACAGATTTCAATCCGAGTAACAGATATGTCTGCGATTACGAATGTACTGACAGGCCTGCGCGCTAACCCTCCACGTGAAATTGCAGGCCGCGCAGTCGAATCTATTGATGACTTGGCAGCACCCAGCGATGGCCTTCCTCCAACAGACGGTCTTCGCATCTGGTTAGCAGGAGGCATCCGCATCATTGTGCGTCCATCAGGCACTGAGGCGAAGATGAAGTGCTACATAGAGGTTGTCACTGCGACGTCAGATGAATCACAGAAATTGCTCGACGAGATTCGCCAGCCTCTGAAAGAATTACTTTCATGA
- the deoC gene encoding deoxyribose-phosphate aldolase, producing the protein MSFYGLVDGSEKSLIHFLDQLSGVDQVGAEARAAMLATRSIKTSSKKWAIETAISMVDLTTLEGADTPGKVRALCSKAVRPDPTDPTVPSVGAICVYNDMVAVARTHLDAIGGKHVPVAAVSTAFPSGRASMEVKIQDTQDAIDAGAAEIDMVIDRGAFLAGKYGLVFDEIVKIREVCGDKAHLKVIFETGELVTYDNVRKASYLAMLAGADFIKTSTGKVAPAATPPVVLVMLEAVRDFYSITQRRIGVKPAGGIRTTKDAIKQLVLVNETAGPEWLTPELFRIGASALLNDLLMQRMKMSDGYYASPNYVTID; encoded by the coding sequence ATGAGTTTCTACGGTCTAGTTGATGGATCAGAGAAATCTCTTATCCACTTCCTTGATCAACTCTCTGGCGTTGATCAAGTTGGCGCAGAGGCACGAGCTGCGATGCTTGCAACTCGAAGCATTAAGACTTCGAGTAAGAAGTGGGCTATCGAAACTGCAATATCCATGGTTGACCTCACGACTTTAGAAGGTGCAGACACACCAGGCAAAGTCCGAGCGCTCTGTTCTAAGGCTGTGCGACCAGATCCCACAGATCCAACCGTTCCAAGCGTTGGTGCTATCTGTGTCTATAACGATATGGTCGCAGTTGCTCGCACACATCTTGATGCAATCGGTGGAAAACACGTTCCAGTTGCTGCAGTTTCCACTGCATTCCCATCTGGGCGTGCATCCATGGAAGTAAAGATTCAAGATACGCAGGATGCAATTGATGCAGGTGCTGCCGAGATCGATATGGTGATCGATCGTGGAGCATTCCTTGCTGGCAAATACGGATTAGTTTTCGATGAAATTGTGAAAATCAGAGAAGTCTGTGGAGATAAAGCCCACCTCAAAGTTATCTTTGAGACAGGCGAGCTAGTCACCTATGACAACGTTCGCAAAGCTTCTTATCTTGCAATGCTTGCAGGCGCTGATTTCATCAAGACTTCAACCGGCAAAGTTGCCCCAGCCGCAACGCCTCCCGTAGTCCTCGTGATGTTAGAAGCAGTCCGCGACTTCTACTCGATCACTCAACGCAGAATTGGTGTGAAGCCTGCAGGTGGTATCCGCACTACAAAGGATGCAATCAAGCAACTTGTTCTGGTCAATGAAACGGCTGGTCCCGAATGGTTGACACCCGAGCTCTTCCGTATCGGTGCCAGCGCTCTTCTCAATGACTTGCTGATGCAACGTATGAAAATGTCAGATGGCTACTACGCTAGCCCTAACTACGTCACGATTGATTAG